In Pseudonocardia sp. DSM 110487, the sequence CCGCAGGTTCCGATCGATCCGGTGCGCTCCGTCCCACAGCTGCGTCAGCCCGGCCTCGTGCACCGGGGCGACGCTGTCCTCGAACACGTTCTGGTTGCCGCGCCCGAGCACGGGCTGGTGGTCGCCCGCGGGGTCCCAGAACTCGAAGTCCCGCCGCGGCATCAGGTAGGTCGCGTTCGGGAAGGCCGGGACCCAGGTGCGACCCTCGAGGCGGGTGTTCCAGCCGACGTGGTCGATGTGCAGGTGGGTGTTGACCACGATGTCGACGTCCTCGGGCCGTACGCCAGCAGCCGCCAGGTTGTCGAGGAAGTCCGTGTCCAGTCGGCTCCAGACCGGCGCGTAGGGCCGGTCCTTGTGGTTGCCGACGCCCGTGTCCACCAGGATCGTCCGGCCCTCGCTGCGCAGCAGCCAGGTCTGGATCGCCACGTGGACCTCGTCCTCGTCGGGGTTCCAGAAGTCCGGCGCCAGCCAGCCGCGGTCCTCGTCCCACGAGCCCTCGGGGCTGTCCGGGAAGAACTGCGCCGGGCTCATCCCGCACGAGCCGTAGTACTCCTTGATCCTGGTGACGGTGACGTCTCCCAAGGTGATCTGGTCCATGCCACCGAGCCTGGAGACGCGGGCCTGCACGGACCACTCCCGCGTTGTCCTACCCCTCACAGGGTGTGGCCGAGCCCGGCCACCAACCGGACACTGGGGAGGTGGACGGACCTGGCCCGCTCGGTGACTTCCTGCAGGCCCGGCGGGCGCGGCTGCGGCCGGAGGACGTCGGCCTGCGCGACATCGGCCCCCGACGGCGGGTGGCCGGGCTGCGCCGCGAGGAGCTCGCCCAGCTGGCCGGCGTCAGCGTCTCGTACTACACGCGGCTCGAGCAGGGCCTATCCCGCGGGGCGTCGGCCGAGGTGCTCGATGCGATTGCCCGCGCCCTG encodes:
- a CDS encoding MBL fold metallo-hydrolase — encoded protein: MDQITLGDVTVTRIKEYYGSCGMSPAQFFPDSPEGSWDEDRGWLAPDFWNPDEDEVHVAIQTWLLRSEGRTILVDTGVGNHKDRPYAPVWSRLDTDFLDNLAAAGVRPEDVDIVVNTHLHIDHVGWNTRLEGRTWVPAFPNATYLMPRRDFEFWDPAGDHQPVLGRGNQNVFEDSVAPVHEAGLTQLWDGAHRIDRNLRLELAPGHTPGSSVLVLESGGDRALFVGDLVHTALQLVEPATNSCFCEDPAQSRATRHELLGRAAEENALVFPAHLGGQGAAEIERNGSRFAIKQWAGFSRIA